The genomic DNA GCGTTCCAGCGCGCCTCGTCGAGATCTTTGAGCGGATGATATTTTTTCGTGGAAAATCCGAACAGCCAATGCCCCGACGGATAAGTGGGAATATGCGCCTGATAGATGCGCGAAAAGGGGAAAGATTCGATGATGCGCTTGTGCGCGCGCTGCATGGCGAGCGCGTCCTGTTCGTAAAAGGGGCTCTCGTGCTGGTTGACCATGATGCCGTCCTCTTTGAGCGCCTTATAGCAGTTTCCGTAAAATTCCTTGGTGAAAAGCCCCTCGCCCGGGCCGAACGGGTCGGTCGAATCGACGATGATCAAGTCGTATTCGTCGGCGTGCCGCCGCACGAATTTGAGCCCGTCCTCCACGTAGATATGTACGCGCGGATCGTCCATTTTACAGGAAGTCTGCGGCAAAAACTTTTTGCACACTTCGATGACCTGCCCGTCGATCTCGGCAAGATCGATGCGCCCGATCTCGGGATAGCGCGTCAGTTCGCGCACGGCGCCGCCGTCGCCCGCGCCGATCACGAGCACGTTTTTCACGTGCGGGTGCACCGCCAAGGGCGTATGCACGATCATTTCGTGATAGATGAACTCGTCCTTTTCCGTCAGCATGAGATATCCGTCCAAAACGAGTATGCGGCCGAATTCGGGCGATTCGAACACGTCGATGCGTTGAAAATCGCTCTGTCCGCTGTACAACTGCCTGTCCACGCGGATACTGAATTTTACGTTCGGCGTATGTTTTTCACTGAACCATAAGTCCATTTTTTTCACCTCAAACTTCCTGTTTCAGAACGTTCAGCCGCTCGATGGCGGCGTCCTCGGGGCCCGTCATCGAACAGCCTTTTTCCTTGGCGTATCGGATATATTCGATAATTTTTTCCGTGACGCGTTCCCCCGGCGCAAGGATCGGGATGCCGGGCGGATAGCACATGACGAATTCGCTGCATATGCGCCCCGCCGTTTCCCGCAGCGGGAGAGATTCTTTGGGCGCGTAAAAGGCGTACTGCGGCGTCACGGCTACCGCGGGCGCGATATATTCGTTTTCCATCAAGCCGTTTTTGTCGCGCGCGTAGCGGCGCTTGATCTCCGAAAGGGCGCTCACGAGCCGTTCGATATCGCGGATGCGGTCGCCGATGGAAAGATAGGCGAGCGCGTTTCCCAGATCTCCGAATTCTATCTGAATGTCGTATTCGTCGCGCAAAATATCGTAAACTTCGATGCCCGCCAGCCCCACGTCCAGCGTGTGCACGGCGAGTTTGGTACGGTCGAAATCATACACGCTGCCGCCGTTTTTCAGTTCGGAAGAAAACGCGTAATAACCGCCGATATCGTTGATCTCGCCGCGCGCGTAGTCGGCGAGTTTCACCACTTCCGCAAACGCGCTCTTTCCGCGCAGCGCCAGATTCCGCCTTGAAATATCCAGACTGGACAATAAAAGATAAGAGGCGCTCGTCGTCTGCGTCAGATTGATGATCTGCCGCACGTAGTCGCCGTTGACGCGCGGTCCCGTTAAGAGTATGGAACTCTGCGTCAGGCTCCCGCCCGATTTATGCATGGAAACGGCCGCCATATCCGCGCCCGCTCGGATCGCCGCCGCGGGCAGATCTTCCCCGAAATACAGGTGCGTGCCGTGCGCCTCGTCCGCAAGGCACAGCATCCCGTGTTTATGCGCCAGCGCCGCGATGGATTTTATATCCGAACAGATGCCGTAATAAGTGGGATTGTTTACCAACACGGCTTTGGCGTCGGGCGTTTTTTCGATGGTCTTTTCCAGCGCGGCAAGGCTCATGCCGAGTGGAATGCCCAGCCTTGCGTCGCATTCGGGATCGACGTACACGGGCACCGCGCCGCACAAGACGAGCGCGCCCATCACGCTTTTATGTACGTTGCGGGGAAGTATGATCTTTTCTCCGCTTTTGAGCGCGGACATGACCATGCTCTGCACGGCGGAAGTCGTGCCGCCCACCATCAGAAAGGCGTTTTCCGCGCCGAACGCGTCGGCGGCGAGTTTTTCCGCATCGCGGATGACGGAAACGGGGTGGCACAGATTGTCCAGAGGTTTCATGGAATTTACGTCGGTGGAAACGCACTTTTCCCCCAGAAAATCCACGAGTTCGGGATTGCCCCGCCCGCGCTTGTGCCCGGGCACGTCAAAGGGGACCACGCGCATTTTACGGAATTTTTCCAGCGCCTCGAAGATAGGCGCACTCGTCTGATCCATGCTCGCCTCCTCAGTAAATATTCTGTCCGTTGAAAATTTCGATCATCTCGCGGCGCAGGTTGTCGATGATCTCCAACCGTTTGGAGGGCGCGATCTCGTACGCGTCGCGGTTGAACAGATAATTTTGCAGATCGATTTCTTTTAAAAGCATCTTTGTATGGAATAAATTCGCCGCGTACACGTTGATATCCACGGCGTCGTATTTTTTTAATGTGGCGGGGGAGATGAATTCCTGAATGGAAGTCACGTTCCCGTCGTTGAACACCTTTTTGCCGTCGATGCTGCGCGTAAAGCCGCGCACGCGGTAATCCATGGTGATGATATCCGAATCGAAACTGCCGATGAGATAATCGAGTGTGGAAAGGGGCGTGATCTCGCCGCACGTCGCCACGTCGATATCCACGCGGAAGGTCGCGAGCGAAGTTTCGGGGTGATATTCGGGATACGTATGTACGGTCACGTGGCTCTTGTCGAGGTGCGCCACCTGCGTTTCGGGCGCGGGGATCATGGAATGGTCGGATATGAGAAGGGTGACCGAAGCGCCCTGCGGGTCGTAATCCTGGCTGGAAATATGCAAAACTTTCGCGCCGATCATGGAGGTGAGCGTGATGAGCACCTCCGTCAGCCGTTTGGAATTATACTGTTCGTCGATATAGGCGATATAATCTTTTTGTTCACGCGCGGTCTTGGCGTAACATACGTCGTAAATATTGAAACTGAGCGATTTGGTAAGATTGTTGAATCCGTATAATTTCATTTTTTCCATAACGTACCTCTCTCTTTCTGGGAATAAAAATAACGGGCAAGCGTTTCCGCTTGCCCGTTTCCCGTTTCATTTGATGGACGCAAAGGATCCAAAATGAGCGTAAGTTACAAAAAGCAAATACTCACTGACAACCAATATTATTGACCGTTTCACAAGTTGTGTGCGGAACGCACCGGTTATAAAGTAACCAACTTATAAAATTTGAGCTTTTAACTCAATCAATAACGCGGCGCGCGCGCCGCAAAATCGGCATTTGACCCGGCTGTCCGTATGGCCTCGACCCCGAAGGGTGGTCTAAGGTATTTGCATGAGAACGCTTTCGTTTCAAAGTCCGCTCATAGCGTTTCGATTATACTTTTTTTTCGCGGCGATGTCAACCGTTTTTTTTGCGTTTCGGCGCAATTGCTTGACAATTATCCGAAATCATATTATAATGCATAAAAATAATATGAAATCATACAAAAAAGGAGAGCCGATGAAAGACGAAAAAGATTTGCAGTACGCAAGCCTGAATCAGATGTACAACGAACTGGACGAAATGTATCATGCCGTTGCCGTAGCGCATAAAATATCCGACTGCGCCCTGTGGATATTATATTGCGTCCGCGAAACGAGCGCACCCTTAACGCAATCGGAGATCGCGGACGCCATGTTCATCAACCGTCAGAGCGTGAATTCCGCGCTTCGCAAGATGGAAGAGGAAGGGTATATCGTCCTGCGGACGAAGGAAGACAACAGAAAAAATAAATGTATTTTGCTGACCGAAAAGGGCGAACGGCTCGCATCGGTCACGGCGGACTTGATCCTGCGCAACGAGCGGGCTGCGTTTGAACGGTTCGAAAAGGGCGAGCGGGCTGCGTTCGTGGCTTTGAACCGCCGCTATGTGGACGCTGTGAAAGAGTTGTTCAAACAAGAAAGGGGAAAGGGATGAGGATTCAGTTATCGGAGCATTTCGATTATAAAAAACTTTTGCGTTTCGTACTGCCGTCGGTGGTCATGATCGTATTCACCCTGATATACGGCGTCGTGGACGGATTATTCATTTCCAATTTCGTCGGGAAAAGCGCCTTGACGGCGATCAATCTGATCATGCCGCTTCTGATCATCATGGGCGCGATCGGATTTATGATCGGTACGGGAGGGAGCGCGCTCGTCGCCAAAACGCTGGGCGAAAAGGAACCCGAAAAAGCGCACGCATATTTTTCCATGCTCGTGATCTGCATGGTGGCGGCGGGTTTGCTTTTAACGGTGCTCGGCCAGTTGTTATTGCCGAAAATAGCCTCTCTTTTGGGCGCCGCGGGAGCAACTTACGACTATTGCGTGTTATACGGCAGGATCGTTTTGAGTTCCATGATCTTTTTCATGCTGCAAAACGTATTTCAAAGTTTTTTCGTCGTGGCGGAAAAACCGCGTCTGGGACTGA from Candidatus Borkfalkia ceftriaxoniphila includes the following:
- the speE gene encoding polyamine aminopropyltransferase, whose translation is MDLWFSEKHTPNVKFSIRVDRQLYSGQSDFQRIDVFESPEFGRILVLDGYLMLTEKDEFIYHEMIVHTPLAVHPHVKNVLVIGAGDGGAVRELTRYPEIGRIDLAEIDGQVIEVCKKFLPQTSCKMDDPRVHIYVEDGLKFVRRHADEYDLIIVDSTDPFGPGEGLFTKEFYGNCYKALKEDGIMVNQHESPFYEQDALAMQRAHKRIIESFPFSRIYQAHIPTYPSGHWLFGFSTKKYHPLKDLDEARWNARGLKCRYYTTTLHRGAFYLPAYVEEMLEDVEEKR
- a CDS encoding aminotransferase class I/II-fold pyridoxal phosphate-dependent enzyme, which translates into the protein MDQTSAPIFEALEKFRKMRVVPFDVPGHKRGRGNPELVDFLGEKCVSTDVNSMKPLDNLCHPVSVIRDAEKLAADAFGAENAFLMVGGTTSAVQSMVMSALKSGEKIILPRNVHKSVMGALVLCGAVPVYVDPECDARLGIPLGMSLAALEKTIEKTPDAKAVLVNNPTYYGICSDIKSIAALAHKHGMLCLADEAHGTHLYFGEDLPAAAIRAGADMAAVSMHKSGGSLTQSSILLTGPRVNGDYVRQIINLTQTTSASYLLLSSLDISRRNLALRGKSAFAEVVKLADYARGEINDIGGYYAFSSELKNGGSVYDFDRTKLAVHTLDVGLAGIEVYDILRDEYDIQIEFGDLGNALAYLSIGDRIRDIERLVSALSEIKRRYARDKNGLMENEYIAPAVAVTPQYAFYAPKESLPLRETAGRICSEFVMCYPPGIPILAPGERVTEKIIEYIRYAKEKGCSMTGPEDAAIERLNVLKQEV
- the speD gene encoding adenosylmethionine decarboxylase produces the protein MEKMKLYGFNNLTKSLSFNIYDVCYAKTAREQKDYIAYIDEQYNSKRLTEVLITLTSMIGAKVLHISSQDYDPQGASVTLLISDHSMIPAPETQVAHLDKSHVTVHTYPEYHPETSLATFRVDIDVATCGEITPLSTLDYLIGSFDSDIITMDYRVRGFTRSIDGKKVFNDGNVTSIQEFISPATLKKYDAVDINVYAANLFHTKMLLKEIDLQNYLFNRDAYEIAPSKRLEIIDNLRREMIEIFNGQNIY
- a CDS encoding MarR family winged helix-turn-helix transcriptional regulator, which encodes MKDEKDLQYASLNQMYNELDEMYHAVAVAHKISDCALWILYCVRETSAPLTQSEIADAMFINRQSVNSALRKMEEEGYIVLRTKEDNRKNKCILLTEKGERLASVTADLILRNERAAFERFEKGERAAFVALNRRYVDAVKELFKQERGKG